GGATTAGTATTGTTTCTTGTAATGCAGTTGCTCCCCTTTAAGAAAATTAAGGCTTGGTTTCAGACTTGGAATCCCAAATCGCTGCGGTTTCGGTTAACTCTAGCCATTACCACCGTATCGGTAGTTGGTATGGGGGGGCTAGCCATTTGGTTGGGCGTGACGATGCAACGGATTCTCATTTCAGCACATAAAGACAATGTTCTTTATCTTGATGAGCGTCTCCCTGAAGATGTGGCAATTTATGAGGAGATGTTTTCCCAGCCAGAAGCAATTCAGAAGGCAATTGATAATCTCAGTCGCGATCGCGTGGTGATGTGGGTAGAAGATGAGGAAGAAGACATTATCGCCAGAACTGGGGGTGTCGATACCCCACAACCTTTACCTGTTTCCCCAGAAACCACTAATTTTCCCTTTCCAGGAGTAACACTTTCGCAAGTAGATGGACGGTATTGGATTCTCTGTGCTAGCCCTTTGACTGTTAATGGCGAGAGAATTGGCAACCTTTACATTGTTCAAGATATCCATGCTGAACAAGTGATGTTCTTGCACGTAATGAGAAATTTAGCTGTTGCGACAGTGGTTGCTATTACGGGAATTAGCATAGTCGGGGGAATTTACGTTGCGCGATCGCTGCTTCCCCTGCGTCGGATTTGTCAATTGACTGAAAGTATCTCGGCAGATCATTTAGGAGAAACCCGAATTGCTCTGAATCACGCCCCCACAGAAGTCCAACAGTTAGCAGAACGGTTTGATGAAATGCTCACTCGTTTATATGCGGCTTGGGAACAACAGCGTCAATTTGTGAGCAATGTTTCCCATGAATTACGAACTCCCTTAACGATTGTGTCTGGCTATTTACAAAGTGTGCAAAGACGAGGTAAAAACCTCAGTGAACCCCAACAAGAAGCCCTTGCTATTGCCAGTAATGAAGCGGATCGCACCATTCAGTTATTAGAAGATTTATTAACCTTAGCGCGAGTGGATAATGGGCAAATGCAGTTTCAATTAGAAACCATATCCTTTCCTTCATTTATAGAACAGATCATTGAATTATTCCAACAATGCCACGATCGCGCGATTCATTATCATCTCCCGACAGAAGAAATAAAAATCTGTGCTGATAGTAATCGTCTCAAACAAGTTATTCTTAATCTTCTCGATAATGCCATAAAATATTCCGAGCCAGAACAACCCGTTACAATGACGCTAGAGCGGAAAAAGCAATTAGGCGTCTTATCAGTGCGCGATCGCGGAATTGGCATTCCCTTAGCCCAACAAACTCGCATTTTTGAACGTTTTTATCGCGTTGACGACGCAAGAAGTTGCTCCACAGGAGGCACTGGTTTAGGATTATCAATTGTTAAAACCCTTGTAGAAGGAATGGGGGGAAATATTAAAGTCAGTTCCCGCCCTAGGGAAGGTACAATTTTTACCCTTACCTTTGCCACTATGTAGTGGAGACTTTTTGAGCCTCTTCTGCCTAAAGGCGAGAAGATTCCCTTGTAGACTCTTATCTAGATTTAACTCTTAGAGTTAAATCCCCGACAGACCGCCGTTACAGGGCTGTTTGGTCACGGTCGCCCCAACCGCAGACACTTACATCTTAACACAGAACGCCATAAATGGCGGGGTTTTGAACCCGTGATTTTACGATAATTTCCTACTTTAACTATTATTGCTGGGGAATATGAACATACTATTATAGTCGTTCCAATTCAGTTCCGTAGTGCAGCCATCTTGGCTGCTACTAGGGAGCAAGATGCTCCCACTACTTTTAAGTTGCTGTTTTTTATTTGGAATGACTATAATTATCTGCTTCAGGTATTAAATCATGTTAAGCATCCTGAAAAAATCTTGACAGAAGTTGAAAAAAGATACTTGTTTGCGTTAGGGGTTAATCATAGAGATTATCTTGGGAGGAGCCTCATGGAAAACTTGTTGCAAGAAAATTGTATTCCCTGCCATGGAGGCGTTTCTCCAATTAGCGAGGAAGAAATAAAGCAGTATAAACCTCAAATCCCTGACTGGTCAATTATTAATCAGGAAAACTCGTCTTATCTTGAACGCTGTTATCAGTTATCGGATTTTGCGACGGCGCTGGTTTTAGCCCAGAAAATTGGAGAAGTTGCTGAAAAACAAGGACATCATCCCACTTTGATTGTGGAATGGGGAAAGTTAACTGTACAGTGGTGGACTCATGCTATTAACGGGCTACATCGTAACGACTTCATCATGGCTCGAAAAACGGATCAAATACTACAAGAATTGTGACAAGCGCGATTCAGTTCAGTTAACTGCCTGCCCAGGGGGAAGAGTTTAAAAGCTCATGATAACATAAAGTCAAAGTCTCTGACCTAACCGACTCATCTTCATAGCCATGAAACGACTGCTTATTTTCGGTTTATTTTTACTGGGATTAACCCTTGCGGTTTGGAACTTTTTAAGTTCAGTCCCCCAAGGAACTTATAACAGTTATGTTCTCGATTTCAAAGAAGAAATTCCCTACTCAGTGGTAGAACAAAAACTGAAAACCCTGGAAAAAGAATATGGGGTTACTACCAGACTTAATAGTGAATTTTCTAAGCGCGATCGCGTTTATGTGGTTCAAACAGACGCTGAACTTCCTAGCCTTCAACCCCTCAAAGACTTAGTCAAAGAAGCCACCGAAGCCATCGATCGAAACTTTATTTATCAAACCTTTGATATCCCTAACGATCCTTATTATTCCCAACAATGGAACTTCCGCAGTATTAACCTCGAAAAGGCTTGGGATGAGTCGCAGGGAGAAGGCATAACCGTTGCGGTGATTGATACGGGTGTCAGTAAAGTTCCCGACTTAAAACAAACCGAATTTGTTGAAGGCTACGATTTCATTAATGATCGTAAACAAGCTGATGATGACGTAGGGCATGGCACTCATGTCGCCGGAACCATTGCTCAATCCACTAATAATAACTATGGGGTAGCAGGCATTGCCTACAAAGCCAAAATTATGCCCATTAAAGTCCTTGATGGCAATGGCAGTGGTACAATTGCCGATATTGCAGAGGGCATCCGTTTTGCTGCGGATAATGGCGCAGATGTCATTAATTTAAGTCTTGGCGGCTTTGGTGATAGTCACCTCGTCTCAGAAGCCATTAACTACGCCTATGACAAAGATGTAGTTATTGTCGCTGCGGCTGGCAACTCTAATCAAAATTCTGCTGCCTATCCTGCACGGTATCCCCGTGTAATTGGCGTTTCCGCCCTCGATGCGGCAGGCAACAAAAGTAATTATTCCAACTATGGGGCAGGGATTGATATCTCTGCACCAGGTGGCAGTGAAGCAGGGAAAATTATCCAGAATACGATTAACCCAGAGAAAGGAGATTCTGTTTTCGCAGGTTATCAAGGCACTAGCATGGCCTCACCTCATGTCGCTGGGGTGGCAGCGTTAGTGAAAGCCGTGGGCATTACTGAACCCGACGCAGTGTCCAATGTCTTACAACAATCGGTGCGAAAAGTGCAAGAAGACCCCATGAACCATTATGGCGTGGGACAATTAGACGCGGGAGAAGCGGTTAAACTAGCCATGAAAGGTCAAATTAGCGTCCGTGACTTCTTCCGTTGGATGCGTGATAATGGCTATCTCAATCCCCGTTTCTGGATTGATGGCGGTACAGTCATGTTGCCCTTTAAGTTAGCCACCGTCATTGGCGGTTATATCCTCGCTTGGTTATTACGCAATTACTTCCCCTTTGGCTGGAGTTGGTCTCTTGCCAGTGGAATTATTGCTGGCAGTTCAGGACTATTCTTCTTGCGAGGGATTTATATCTTTGACTTACCTCAAGCCCCCTTCCGTATTATGGGCAGTTCTATTCCCGAATTAGGTAATATGATTCCAGGGACGACTACCCTTAATCCCTTCTTTGCCAGTGTCTTAATTCCCGTGGGATTGGTTTTATTATTCCTGCAACATCCGAAGTGGGGTTGGTTTGCTGTCGGGACAAGTTTAGGCATGGCTTCCTTCTTAGCCATCAGCGCTGTCATGTCTCCAGCCGTGTGGGGATTAGGAAGTGGCTGGTTAAGTCGCAGTTATCTCCTAATTAATGCAGTTTTATGTTGGGGATTAGCCCGTCTAGCAAGTCAAAAAGAGACTGCAAGTGTTTCTTAAGCATGATATAAATCACTTTCTTGAACTAAAATTGTCAAACTGTTTAAGATGGAGAAACCAACTATACTGAATCAGCTTCAAGATTTGTTTTAAGCTAAACGATCAGATTGATTATCCAAAATTCAAGATCAGCTCAAAAGTCGTGCTTCTGTGAAGTGACGACTGCTATAACACAATGGAGAAATAAAAAAACTGGGCTGACTGAAAGGATAAAGACTCAGACAGCAAACCATCCTTACAAAAGATATGAGTAACGATAGCATGAACACAGAGAAACAAAACGTAACGAATCATTCAACCCCGTATCAAGGACAACCTTGGTTAGTGGAAGAAAGAGACGCTTGTGGGGTAGGGTTTATCGCCTCTCAAGAAGGGAAAGCAAGCCACAATTTAGTACAACAAGCCGTCAGTGCTTTAGGTTGCCTAGAACATCGTGGCGCTTGTAGTGCTGACCAAGACTCTGGTGATGGGGCGGGAATTATGACCGCTATTCCTTGGCAGTTACTCCAAAATTGGTTAAAAGAAAATCATTTATTTAGCCCTTCCCGAGAACATTTAGGGGTAGGAATGCTTTTTTTACCCTTAGATGAAGAAAAAGCAACCCAAGTCAGAAGCTGTGTTGAAAAAGTTCTCAAACAATACTGTCTCTATGTTGTCGGCTGGCGACCAGTTCCTGTGAATGCTGAGGTATTAGGAGAACAAGCCAAAGCAAACCGCCCCCGTGTCGAACAAGTTCTTTTTGCCTCCCCAACGCAACAAGGGGATGATTTAGAAAAAACCCTTTATATTACCAGTGCCAAAATTAAACAAGAAGTTGTTTCTACACCCGGCTTAGAAGACCCCGACGACTTTTATATTTGCTCCTTTTCCAATCGTACCATTGTCTATAAGGGCATGGTGCGCTCCGTGGTCTTAGGAGAATATTATTTAGATTTCCAGAACCCTGACTTTATTAGCCCCTTTGCCATTTATCACCGTCGCTTCAGTACCAATACCATGCCTAAGTGGCGACTTGCCCAACCGATGCGGTTATTAGGGCATAACGGGGAAATTAATACTCTTTTAGGGAATATTAACTGGATGCTTGCCCGAGTTGATGATTTAGAAGCCCCACATCTCAGTAAAGAAGAAATGGCAGCTCTGCCTTTAGTGAGTCAAGCTAAAAGTGACTCGGCAAACCTAGATAACATTATGGAGCTTCTGGTGCAAGCAGGACGCAGTCCCATGGCGGCTTTGATGATGCTGATTCCAGAAGCCTATCAGAATCAACCAGAATTAGCGGAACTTCCAGAAGTAATTGACTTTTACGAGTATCATCGTGGCATTCAAGAACCTTGGGATGGTCCAGCGTTAATTGTTTTCAGTGATGGTAAAACCGTTGGCGCAAACTTAGACCGAAATGGCTTACGTCCGGCCCGTTACTGTATTACCAAAGATAATTATGTCATTGTAGGGTCAGAAGCAGGAGTGCTTCCCATTCCCGAAGCTGACATTGTGGAAAAAGGTCGTCTAGGCCCCGGGGAAATGCTCGCGGTGGACTTACAAAATCACCAAATTCTAAAAAATTGGGAGATTAAAGAAAAAGTTGCTAAAGAAGCCCCCTATGGAGAGTGGTTAAAACAAGGGCGGAAAACTGTCGAGTTACAAGCCTTTCCAGATGCCCCACAAATGGATGAAACCGAGGTTTTTCAAAAACAAACCGCCTTCGGTTACACCGCAGAAGATGTGGAGATGATTCTCCAGCCTATGGCAACGCAGGCGAAAGAACCGACTTTCTGTATGGGGGATGATATTCCCTTAGCTGTATTGTCGGATAAGCCACGGCTACTGTTTGACTACTTTAAGCAACGGTTTGCTCAGGTTACTAACCCAGCCATTGACCCCTTACGGGAAAAGCTGGTGATGTCATTGCAGATGTGTTTGGGAGAAAAAGGGAACTTGCTACAAGCAACCCCTGAACACGCCCAAATGCTGAAAATTGAAACCCCCGTTCTCAATGATGGGGAGTTAGAAAGCGTTAAACAGTCTGGGTTTACCACCAGTGAACTTTCTACCCTGTTTGCCATTAGTGATGGGCCCCAAGGCTTGGAAAACGCCCTGCAACGTTTACAAGAACAAGCGGCGGAAGCGGTCAAAGCAGGCAGTAAAATTTTAGTGCTTTCTGACCGTGCTGCGTCGGGGATTAATAATGAATATAGCTATATTCCCCCTCTGTTAGCAGTGGGTGCAGTTCACCATCACCTCATTGAAGAAGGACTGCGGATGAAAGCCTCCATTGTTATTGATACCGCTCAATGTTGGAGTACCCATCACTTTGCTTGCTTAATTGGTTATGGGGCTTCTGCGGTGTGTCCTTATCTGGCGTTAGAGAGTATTCGTCAATGGGTCAGTGATAGTAAAACCCAGAAAATGATGGATAAAGGACGCATGGAAAAAATTTCTTGTCTCGAAGCACAAGAACAGTATCGCCATGCGGTAGAAATGGGCTTACTGAAGATTCTCTCGAAAATGGGAATTTCTCTCTTGTCCAGTTATAACGGCGCACAAATTTTTGAGGCAATTGGTTTAGGAGAAGATGTCATTAATCGCGCTTTTGCTGGCACAACTTCTCGGGTTGGTGGCTTAAATATGGAAGAACTTGCCCAAGAGGTGATGAACTTCCATCGTCGTGCTTTCCCTGAGTTACAAGGGAAGAAGTTGGAGAACTTTGGGTTCTTTAATTATCGTCCCCGTGGGGAATATCACATGAATAGCCCTGAGATGGCAAAAGCGTTACACCAAGCGGTTGCCGGCAAAAATTATGACCATTATGAGCTATATACCAAGCATTTAGAGGAACGTCCAGCAACGGCGCTACGAGACTTATTAGACTTCAAGGTGGATGAACAAAAGGCCATTCCTTTAGAAGAAGTTGAACCGGTAGAAGAGATTGTTAAACGCTTCTGCACAGGGGCAATGTCTCTGGGGTCGCTGTCTCGGGAAGCCCATGAAACCCTTGCTGTGGCTATGAACCGCATTGGTGGTAAATCCAATTCGGGGGAAGGAGGAGAAGATCCCACGCGCTTTATTGTCATGAATGATGTGGATGAAGAGGGCAACTCCCAGACATTTCCCCATCTGAAAGGGTTAAATAATGGCGATACGGCAAGTTCAGCCATTAAACAGGTGGCTTCGGGACGCTTTGGGGTCACTCCACAGTACTTGATGAGTGGTCGCCAAATTGAGATTAAAGTGGCGCAAGGGGCAAAACCTGGCGAAGGAGGACAACTCCCTGGCAAGAAAGTCAGCCCTTATATTGCCATGTTACGGCGGTCTAAGCCTGGCGTTCCTCTCATTTCACCACCGCCACACCATGATATTTACTCCATTGAGGATTTATCGCAGCTAATTTTTGACTTACACCAAGTCAACCCTGATGCGAAAGTTTCTGTGAAGTTAGTGGCTGAAATTGGCATCGGAACGATTGCTGCTGGCGTGGCAAAAGCAAATGCTGATGTGATTCAGATTTCTGGTCATGATGGCGGAACGGGGGCTTCTCCCTTGTCTTCTATTAAACACGCAGGAACGCCTTGGGAATTGGGGGTAACAGAAGTGCATCGGATGCTGTTGGAAAATCAACTGCGCGATCGCGTTACTCTCCGTGCTGACGGTGGCATCAAAACTGGCTGGGATGTCCTCATGGCAGCCTTAATGGGCGCAGAAGAATATGGCTTTGGCTCGGTTTCCATGATTGCTGAAGGCTGTATTATGGCACGAATTTGCCACACCAATAACTGTCCCGTTGGAGTGGCAACCCAGCAAGAAAAACTCCGTAAGCGATTCAGTGGCACTCCTGGTCATGTGGTTAATTTCTTCTACTTTGTCGCCCAAGAAGTGCGGATGTTGTTGGCGCGGTTAGGGTATCGTCGTCTCGATGAAGTAATTGGACGGTCTGATTTACTCAAACACCGTGAAAACATCAACCTGACCAAAACCGAGTCCTTAAACTTAAACTGTCTGATTAACTTGCCAGATGTGCGAGAAAATCGCAGTTGGTTACAGCATGAGGAAGTTCACAGTAATGGGCCAATTCTAGATGAAAAACTCTTAAATGACCCAGAAATTGCTAATGCCATGGCAAATCATGGTCAGGTGAACAAATCTGTTAAAATTCTCAACACCGATCGCGCTGTAGGGGCAAGAATCGCGGGTAAACTTGCTAAACAACATGGCGATACCGGCTTCAACGGGCAAATTAACCTTAACTTTCAAGGTGCTGCTGGACAGAGTTTTGGGGCGTTTAATCTCGCTGGCATGACCCTGAAACTTACAGGAGAAGCCAACGACTATGTGGGTAAAGGCATGAATGGCGGTGAACTGATTATTGTTCCCCCAGAAGACGCTACCTATGAACCTGCTAATAACGCGATCGTTGGTAATACCTGCTTATATGGGGCAACTGGTGGCTATCTCTATGCCAATGGACAAGCTGGTGAACGCTTTGCCGTGCGAAATTCCTTTGGCTATGCCGTAATTACTGGTGCTGGCGACCACTGTTGCGAATACATGACTGGTGGCGTTGTGGTTGTCTTAGGAAAAGTGGGACGAAATGTTGGTGCTGGAATGACTGGCGGTATTGGCTATTTCTTAGATGAAGAAAATAATTTCCCCGCTAAAGTCAACACCGAAATTGTCACCTATCAACGCATTGTCAGTAAAGCTGGAGAAGAACAACTCAAAGAACTGATCACCAATCATGCCCAACGCACGGGCAGCAAAAAAGCGCAGATGATTCTCGATAATTGGGAAACTTATCTGCCCAAATTCTGGCAAATTGTTCCTCCCTCAGAAGCAGAAACAGCAGTGGCTAATGCTGAAGTTTCGCAAGAGGAAAAAACGCTCACCAGTGTTTAATAATTAGCCAGTTCTTGATCTAAAAAAGCGCACCTGATCTAAGGATTGGGTGCGTTTTTTGAATAACTCTGGCTTAGTCTAATCAAAAGCCATGGTTGTAAAAGTTTCAGCAGGTTGCAATTTGGAAAAAGTTTGAAAAAACCTGTTACCTTAGAAAAAGTGAATTTACTCCTACATAATGAGCAATTTTCCCCTAACCGTTGGTATCAGTGGTGCATCTGGTTTAATTTACGCAGTTAGAACCCTTAAATATCTCTTAGCCGCTGATTATACTGTTGATGTGGTTGCGTCAAAAGCAAGTTTTATGGTTTGGCAAGCAGAAAACAACATCAAAATGCCTGTTGAACCAGATCAGCAAGAACAATTTTGGCGAGAACAATCTGAAGAAAAAGACAGAGGAAAATTACGTTGCCATCGTTGGGGAGATGTGGGTGCAACCATTGCTAGTGGTTCCTACAAAACCTTGGGGATGTTGATTATTCCCTGTAGCATGAGTACCGTCGCAAAGATTGCTCAAGGGTTAAGTTCTGACTTATTAGAACGAGCAGCAGATGTACAACTTAAAGAAGGACGGAAATTAGTTGTTGTTCCCCGAGAAACCCCTTTAAGCTTAATTCACTTGCGAAACTTAACCGCTCTTGCAGAAGCAGGGGGAAGAATCGTTCCCGCTATACCGGCTTGGTATCATCACCCAGAAACTATTGAAGATTTAGTGGATTTTGTTGTTGCTCGTAGTTTAGATCAATTTGATATCCCTTGTGTGCCTTTCCAACGATGGCAAGGCAGAGGAGATCATCAATGAAGTACCAAAACAAAGGACAAATTGACTACTTTTTTAGCTTTTGCCACAATTTAATCACCCATTTTTCGAGCCAGGCTAAACCGCGATCAATCCATTCTAAAATTCGGGCTAAAATATGCTTTTCATAACCAATAGGGATTGCTTCGGTTTGTAAATAATCTGTACTTTCAGATGTTGACTTTCCCTGATTTGTTTTACCATTCTTACTAGCAAGAGTCGTGCTTAACTGTTGCGCGATCGCTGCAGAAAATTCTTCATCAGTAATCACAGGAGATACTGGCTTATTAGTTTCTTCTTCTCCAAATAAATCCGCTTTGGTTAACCAGTCTTCTTGAAAAGAGGGCTCTCCTTCGGCATAAGATAACCCCTGATTATCTTTTCTTCTCAAATGTTCAAAAGCAGCTTCAATGAGTCTAGCGAGACTATAGGGATTATACTTTAGCGAACTTTGAGTGTCAGTTGCTCCCTTACCACTGAGACGTTTTTGGGGTTTTACGCCATAAAAATAATCCACCGCTGAGCGAATAAGAGACAAGATAGCATTATTATCCTGCTTACCTAAATTGGCTTTCCAGTGCCTTAATTGGTTAATAACAGGGCTTAATTTTGTCTTTTCCCAACGAGCAAGAGTACGATCTAAATTATTCAGTTGACTCGAAGGTGGCGTTTGAGAAATCGTATCAGCACCAGCAGGAATTTCTAATTGTGATTCTTGGAATAAATTTAACCGTTTCGCAAAGGGGCTAGTTTGTATCCACACCAGAAACTGCGATAACCACTGAATGGGATTTAAACGTTTTTTCGTTCGAGAATTAGCAAGTCGCCACCACCAAGGTTGTTGCAATTCCTCATAACATTCAATAATAACTTTAATTCGCTTTTTCAATTGCTGATGTTGTTGATCAGATAAGATATCAATGGTTTGATTATTCGCAGTGGCTAAAACCAGTTTCCCCGTTATCAAATCAGTGGCGATTCCCTGAATTAACGTATTGGAGGTTTCAGTTTTTCCTCCTTTGCGAAACGAACTAGCAGGTAAAAATGGAACTTGCCTCAACCAGTTTGCTTTTTGAGGGCGACTTAAGGGCTTAATTTCTACTTTGATTTTTCTAGGCTTCTTTTTACGCCAGAATTTGAGCTTTTCCCAGATTGAAGTTGAGGCTTCAGGGAGAGGAAGCAGTTGATAGGGAGTATGTTTTAGCCAGGGTTGGAGACTATTTAAGATAACACTTGTGGGTTGGCTTCCTACAGAGGAGGTATGTTGCTCTTTTGGTGGTAATAATAACTCAACGGTTTTATTTTGCAGTTGTTTTCCTAGTTGAGTTGAGGTTTGCACTAACAGGTAAAGGGGATAAGCAATGATTTGTATTCCCCACACCGTCGCAGTTTTGAGTTGTCTGAAACTGACCTTAGCGCGATCGCCGAAACGTAATGATTGGCGATTAATAAAGCTCAAAATCTGACTTTTGTAAGGCGACATTAACTCCCTAACCCTAGAATAGACAACATCAGCATGATTACTATTTTATCGTAAAATCACGGGTTCAAAACCCCGCCATTTATGGCGTTCTGTGTTAAGATGTAAGTGTCTGCGGTTGGAGCGACCGTGACCAAACAGCCCTGTAACGGCGGTCTGTCGGGGATTT
This window of the Euhalothece natronophila Z-M001 genome carries:
- a CDS encoding sensor histidine kinase, with product MQLLPFKKIKAWFQTWNPKSLRFRLTLAITTVSVVGMGGLAIWLGVTMQRILISAHKDNVLYLDERLPEDVAIYEEMFSQPEAIQKAIDNLSRDRVVMWVEDEEEDIIARTGGVDTPQPLPVSPETTNFPFPGVTLSQVDGRYWILCASPLTVNGERIGNLYIVQDIHAEQVMFLHVMRNLAVATVVAITGISIVGGIYVARSLLPLRRICQLTESISADHLGETRIALNHAPTEVQQLAERFDEMLTRLYAAWEQQRQFVSNVSHELRTPLTIVSGYLQSVQRRGKNLSEPQQEALAIASNEADRTIQLLEDLLTLARVDNGQMQFQLETISFPSFIEQIIELFQQCHDRAIHYHLPTEEIKICADSNRLKQVILNLLDNAIKYSEPEQPVTMTLERKKQLGVLSVRDRGIGIPLAQQTRIFERFYRVDDARSCSTGGTGLGLSIVKTLVEGMGGNIKVSSRPREGTIFTLTFATM
- the gltB gene encoding glutamate synthase large subunit; this translates as MSNDSMNTEKQNVTNHSTPYQGQPWLVEERDACGVGFIASQEGKASHNLVQQAVSALGCLEHRGACSADQDSGDGAGIMTAIPWQLLQNWLKENHLFSPSREHLGVGMLFLPLDEEKATQVRSCVEKVLKQYCLYVVGWRPVPVNAEVLGEQAKANRPRVEQVLFASPTQQGDDLEKTLYITSAKIKQEVVSTPGLEDPDDFYICSFSNRTIVYKGMVRSVVLGEYYLDFQNPDFISPFAIYHRRFSTNTMPKWRLAQPMRLLGHNGEINTLLGNINWMLARVDDLEAPHLSKEEMAALPLVSQAKSDSANLDNIMELLVQAGRSPMAALMMLIPEAYQNQPELAELPEVIDFYEYHRGIQEPWDGPALIVFSDGKTVGANLDRNGLRPARYCITKDNYVIVGSEAGVLPIPEADIVEKGRLGPGEMLAVDLQNHQILKNWEIKEKVAKEAPYGEWLKQGRKTVELQAFPDAPQMDETEVFQKQTAFGYTAEDVEMILQPMATQAKEPTFCMGDDIPLAVLSDKPRLLFDYFKQRFAQVTNPAIDPLREKLVMSLQMCLGEKGNLLQATPEHAQMLKIETPVLNDGELESVKQSGFTTSELSTLFAISDGPQGLENALQRLQEQAAEAVKAGSKILVLSDRAASGINNEYSYIPPLLAVGAVHHHLIEEGLRMKASIVIDTAQCWSTHHFACLIGYGASAVCPYLALESIRQWVSDSKTQKMMDKGRMEKISCLEAQEQYRHAVEMGLLKILSKMGISLLSSYNGAQIFEAIGLGEDVINRAFAGTTSRVGGLNMEELAQEVMNFHRRAFPELQGKKLENFGFFNYRPRGEYHMNSPEMAKALHQAVAGKNYDHYELYTKHLEERPATALRDLLDFKVDEQKAIPLEEVEPVEEIVKRFCTGAMSLGSLSREAHETLAVAMNRIGGKSNSGEGGEDPTRFIVMNDVDEEGNSQTFPHLKGLNNGDTASSAIKQVASGRFGVTPQYLMSGRQIEIKVAQGAKPGEGGQLPGKKVSPYIAMLRRSKPGVPLISPPPHHDIYSIEDLSQLIFDLHQVNPDAKVSVKLVAEIGIGTIAAGVAKANADVIQISGHDGGTGASPLSSIKHAGTPWELGVTEVHRMLLENQLRDRVTLRADGGIKTGWDVLMAALMGAEEYGFGSVSMIAEGCIMARICHTNNCPVGVATQQEKLRKRFSGTPGHVVNFFYFVAQEVRMLLARLGYRRLDEVIGRSDLLKHRENINLTKTESLNLNCLINLPDVRENRSWLQHEEVHSNGPILDEKLLNDPEIANAMANHGQVNKSVKILNTDRAVGARIAGKLAKQHGDTGFNGQINLNFQGAAGQSFGAFNLAGMTLKLTGEANDYVGKGMNGGELIIVPPEDATYEPANNAIVGNTCLYGATGGYLYANGQAGERFAVRNSFGYAVITGAGDHCCEYMTGGVVVVLGKVGRNVGAGMTGGIGYFLDEENNFPAKVNTEIVTYQRIVSKAGEEQLKELITNHAQRTGSKKAQMILDNWETYLPKFWQIVPPSEAETAVANAEVSQEEKTLTSV
- a CDS encoding 4a-hydroxytetrahydrobiopterin dehydratase, translated to MENLLQENCIPCHGGVSPISEEEIKQYKPQIPDWSIINQENSSYLERCYQLSDFATALVLAQKIGEVAEKQGHHPTLIVEWGKLTVQWWTHAINGLHRNDFIMARKTDQILQEL
- a CDS encoding S8 family peptidase, whose protein sequence is MKRLLIFGLFLLGLTLAVWNFLSSVPQGTYNSYVLDFKEEIPYSVVEQKLKTLEKEYGVTTRLNSEFSKRDRVYVVQTDAELPSLQPLKDLVKEATEAIDRNFIYQTFDIPNDPYYSQQWNFRSINLEKAWDESQGEGITVAVIDTGVSKVPDLKQTEFVEGYDFINDRKQADDDVGHGTHVAGTIAQSTNNNYGVAGIAYKAKIMPIKVLDGNGSGTIADIAEGIRFAADNGADVINLSLGGFGDSHLVSEAINYAYDKDVVIVAAAGNSNQNSAAYPARYPRVIGVSALDAAGNKSNYSNYGAGIDISAPGGSEAGKIIQNTINPEKGDSVFAGYQGTSMASPHVAGVAALVKAVGITEPDAVSNVLQQSVRKVQEDPMNHYGVGQLDAGEAVKLAMKGQISVRDFFRWMRDNGYLNPRFWIDGGTVMLPFKLATVIGGYILAWLLRNYFPFGWSWSLASGIIAGSSGLFFLRGIYIFDLPQAPFRIMGSSIPELGNMIPGTTTLNPFFASVLIPVGLVLLFLQHPKWGWFAVGTSLGMASFLAISAVMSPAVWGLGSGWLSRSYLLINAVLCWGLARLASQKETASVS
- a CDS encoding flavin prenyltransferase UbiX, which translates into the protein MSNFPLTVGISGASGLIYAVRTLKYLLAADYTVDVVASKASFMVWQAENNIKMPVEPDQQEQFWREQSEEKDRGKLRCHRWGDVGATIASGSYKTLGMLIIPCSMSTVAKIAQGLSSDLLERAADVQLKEGRKLVVVPRETPLSLIHLRNLTALAEAGGRIVPAIPAWYHHPETIEDLVDFVVARSLDQFDIPCVPFQRWQGRGDHQ